The following DNA comes from Ricinus communis isolate WT05 ecotype wild-type chromosome 10, ASM1957865v1, whole genome shotgun sequence.
AGAAAAAGATCCTATGCTTATTTTTCTACTTTATATTCTAACTGTCCAGATTATAGTGTGGGAATGTTAGAATGATGTGCTGATAAGCTCTGTTATACAATTAATGATATTGGTTTTAGCTTGATTAAAGACTATGGCTACTTGAAAACTGATACTTTGCCTTTGACAGTCAGTCTGCCATTTGTATGTATggcttttatatttatacatcTGCATCTTCACAAATATTTTCACTTCCATATGCATCTACTACAAAAGAATTCTCATAACATTTTGGTTCATTGTTGGTATAGGTCATGTTTGGATGATTCAGCAAGTTTCACCCAAGTTTTGCACTCGCTATTAAAATGACATCTCGAACTAATGGAATCCCAAGAGGTCAGAAGGGGAAAACTTTTCAGGGTGAGGGACCGAATTGGATTATTATTGCTGGTGGTGCCTTGTTAAGTACGTTGTCAATTCGTCTTGGTTACAAGCTGAAGCAGACACTGGATACAAAGCAACAGGCAAATTCTAGTAATATTATGAAAGGTCTTGTACAATTTCTAGTGTCGGCAACTTATCTTAGATATAAACATGACCTTAAGTTCTGATGTTTATACATACAATTCAGGGAATGAGAAATCATCTGACAGAAGGAGGACAGGTGGTTGCCATATGCATTCAAACACATTTTCTTTTACACAAGATGACGATGGTTGTTACAACTGCATATCTGGTATGatgatctttttattttaaatttcatgaatgaaaagaaagtaGTTGAAAACTTTGTTTCAAGCATTTGTTTGTTCTCCTTTTATCATCTTGCTGCTGGAAATATATGATAAGGTTGCTCATTGTGATAACTGGCTATATGCATgatgtttcttcttttgtgttGGGAAGAAGGCCCCTGCATGGGTTAAAGTTGTTATTAGGTTATGGAAAGTTAGAAACCATACTTTACTATTCTACATCCAAGTAGATCAATCCAAAAAGGATTGTTTTTTTTCTCCCTTAATTTTTTGCGGATCATTACTGGATCGACATTGCATGTAATGGTATGTTATTTGTCTTCCATGCACCcctttctccttttttcttctctgTTTTTGCAGCAGTGCACGGGAAACCATGTGCGGATgaaggctttttttttttgacaaaaatgatttaaattagaaaacatGCACACATATGTATCACATTATTTCTCGAGTCTTTACTTTCTTTATGTATATGTTATATACCATTGTCAACGTTCATCCACAACCCCCTGCCCTACATCtttcttttagtaagtgaGTTAGAGTTTGAAACAGGGAATGAAGGTATTGGAGATTTGAAGCACCAGCCCAGTGACCAGATGCTGTCTGAATCTGATGTTCCTCTTCCTTTGGTGACAGTTCCTGGCCCAGAATTTACCAAGGAGAATGGTATTATGTGGGTATCATCTCCTGATCGACTTGAGTTGCCTCCAAAGCCATTCCACCATTCAAATTGCTCTGACTCACCGTGTGTCTCAGAATCTGGTTCCGACATCTTCAGCAAGCGAGAAGTAATACAGAAGCTGAGGCAGCAATTGAAGAGAAGAGACGACATGATAATGGAGATGCAGGATCAGATTCTGGAATTGCAGAGCTCGCTCAATGCTCAGCTGACTCATTCTATGAATTTGCAATCGCAACTTGATGCAGCTAACAGAGATATGTTTGATTCTGAGAGAGAAATCCAGCGGCTCAGGAAGGCAATTGCTGATCACTGCGTAAAACATGTGGCCCCCAATGAAAAGCCCCCTACAGTCCCTATATGGCCATCTGAGGTTAGAAATGGTCATGCAAATGGGTATATGGACGGAGATGGTAGTTTTGAGCTGTCTGAAAAGGGAAAGGGAGATGGGGAGAGGATTGAGATGCTAAAGAGAGAAGTAGGAGATTTGAAGGAAGTAATAGAGGGAAAGGAATTCTTGTTGCAGAGCTACAAGGAGCAGAAGGCAGAGCTGGCAATGAAGATTAAAGAATTGCAGCAAAGATTGGATTCTCAGCTCCCAAATATTTTGTAGGCATAGTTAATTAGGTCATGTGCATTCTTTGCTTGTGTTTCTTGTTCCTGTTCTTTGATTCAAGGTTCCAAATTTGGGAgaagtttttttctttctcctttctttccaTTGTATCTTTGATCTAGTTTGGAACGTTTGGTGCATTTCCTGTGCTTGCTTTAAGTGTGCATGTTGGGGGATTAGAGAAAGAGGTAGAGATTGAAAGGGGCAGGTGAATGGCTGATATGTGGCTTGGAAAGGTTTTGCTTCTTTTAGAAATCTGAAAAAGTTTTCCCTAGTATATtgctttctttgatttttttatttttatttttgtctccTTTTAAGAGTGAGTTGCTCAGCTTGATTGCTAGGAGGTGcattattttgatgtttaCTCTGTTTTGGTCAATCCTAATAccaaggattttttttttctttttcaacctTTGAAATGCAAAACTGTTTCCTTGTGAGCAATTTGGAACAATCATCAACCCGTACAGTCACGTAGAGCTAAACTTTCCAGAATGAGAGGGAGCTGACTTAAATCCAATGTAAAGCCGGGCAGAGAAAGTCAAAGTCAGGACCAGTTGAAGCCTGAGCTGAAAACCAGAGCAATCTATAGCAATTCGGGCCGAAATTGATTATAACACATCCTTCCGGTGGAACATGCTCAAGAGTAGGAATTCTGAGTTGGAGTCGGAGCAGACTGAacgaaattcaaaattcttgtCTGGCCAGCCAAGGAGATGATTCAGAGCTCTCCTTCTTGTTGAAAAATGACGTCATTTCTAGCCTTCCACAGACGCCAAAGCCTGAAAACTATCATCTCCATTCCGCCTGTATGTCTTGTTTTAATTTCTCCCAGCAGTTTGATAAGTTCCAATTAAACCCAAGGAGAAGGATCGCCAAACACGTTGGGCAAAAGGACAATGGAAAAATAAATGCATTGGTGTTTCAAACACATGGCATCATTATATTTACTCATCCAAAGCCGAatgattattcttttatttacttattagaTGTCTAATGGACCActgattatataatatgataattatttcatggctttttatgaaattattgttaggcattaaaatagtaaatttagaatattttatgattttattagattgattttatttttttacaaaatcttttataaacaatttttacgacttatttttaaaaatatataaagttatccgttttaaatttaaacttcaaaagatattttttttttatatataaaaacatttataaagatagagaccgaaaaaatcaaacttaaaatGTGGAATAAACATATTAACTAAAACTTtctaatagaaataaaaacgTTAACTAAACCATACCGTCAACAAAAGCATTAACCAAACTATACCGTTAACACCTGCTCCATGGGCTCTAacattattttacttattaaatagtatataactaaaagataaaacaaaaaatatttttccacACCAGCCAACACTGCCACATTTATTAGTTAAGTGTGTATAATTCACAAGctttatacaattaaaatgTAGAGTTATTTGacctaaaaatagaaattatggGTTAATTTATTGAGAAAGTTGAAATTGGGTTTATTTGATTCCTTGAGACAAGTACAAGGGGGTATTAGACCCTTTTTCCCTTGAGTAACTATTCAGAATTCATAAAATGGCATAAAATCCAAGAGATTTATTAtacaagaaggaaaaagattGCAGAGAGAGAAATGGATCAACAACAGCAGCAATTGCTAttacagcagcagcagcagcaacatgCGCAGCACCAGCAACAGCTTCTCTTGCTTCAACAATTGAAGCAAGCACAGCAAGCACAGCAAGCACAACAAGCACAAAaacaacagcagcagcagcatcagcaacatcaacaacaacaatcaGCCGCGATTTCACGATTCCCATCCAACATTGACGCACACCTCCATCCTCCAGGTCTCCATCGCCAACTCAATCTTCCGcagcagaaccctaaccctaacCCTAACCCTAATAATCCTAATCCCAATTTGCATCACcatcagcagcagcagcagcagcagcaaggATCCAATTTAGGGCAAAATGCGCAGCAAGTGCAACATTctcagcagcagcagcagcatcaGCAACAGCAACAACAACAGAAGGGGATCCGACCCCCAATTAATCAGGTGGAGCTCCAGATGGCTTATCAGGATGCTTGGCGAGTCTGCCATCCAGATATCAAACGtccattttcttctcttgaaGATGCTTGTGAAAGGTTTAaccttttcattttcacttttGTTGCCGAGAAATTTCTACAATTGGGATTTTTTTTGAGTTCCAGTGTAATTTGTTGCATTCTTTTGTTTGGGCTTTAGATGATGCAAAATGAGATTGAGATAATTTTGATGCATTGTAACAATTTgatgttttcttttagttgTGGCATTTTCTTGAAAGTTTTTTAGACATTTTATGTGGCGAGCATGAACACTACTTGTTTATGCTTTTATCTGATATCTTGATCATATGGTATATGGgaacttttatttcttctgATGATTAATGTTCCTCAGAATTTGGTGACGCCTGATTTATCACTATCTGTTTGAAGCTTCTACAGGAATCTCTAACTCATGATTCTATGTTGCAATTCTAAGTTGTGGTTGAGAAGTGACAACTCCTTTTTCATGAGTTCTCTTTTTTTGGCCCTTCTTAACTATTGCTTTCAGTTTGTAACTtaagaattctttttatacCTTATCTTTTCACATTGTAAAATCTTGTACCCAACATGCCATGCCTACTGATATTGTTATTACTCCCTCATTATCGATTGAGATGACCTGTCAGGCAATTATATCCCACTCTTTTCTGTAGGATAGAGATGACCTCTTATTTAGTCAATGAATTCCACTTACATCTTAGATGGCGAATAAATTCagttataattttctttgttgCTTCTTAAACTATATTATGTATATTGGTTAGCCATTTAGTTTATATGCATTTTAGGCATTTCTTatgcactttattttttagaattttaccCCTTATTTTGTTGGCAATTCATAACAGACTAAGCATTATATTCACTATGGTTCCTGTCCAATAATCCACTTCTAACAAACAATTGACTGCCTTATCTGAGCTCCAGCTTATTACTAGGAAGCTATCATGTTAAAACCAATCCAGCATACTCAGTTATAGTGGAGTCAATCCACACAATCTAGTgtagaaagaaagtaagtatTATTCCCTAAAACTTAAACAATTGTGAGTCAGCAAACGCAAACAAAACTCAATTTTGATAACCttcttcaaaaagaaaaatcttaatgTGATACCCACCTGAATATTTGAAGTTGTTTTGTGATATCTTTGTTTTTGTTgcatctattattttttagtgcGATTCACTTATCTGAACTAGAATTTGCTATTTTATTTGTCCTTACTCTTGAATACCATCTCTTTAAAATGTTATTCATGGTAGTAGcagttgtatttatttctagCATGCATTTTGCAGTCCTCAACCTCTTGTATTATTGATGCAGGTTACTGCCTTACCATGTAGTAGCAGACTATGAAGCAGAAGAGGATGATAGAATTCTTGACTCCGACACAACAGGTCAGATGCCATCTCGCTCTCAGCAGTGGGATCACAACATTGCAGCCAAAGTTGCTGAATTCACTGGTACATTTGAGAAACAGGCCCTGGCCTTCAACATAATAACCCGGAAGAGAGCTTTGGGTGAATTCCGGTCTGAGGAGAGATTGATGATTGAGCAGATGCTTCTCCAGGAGGAGAAACGGCTTATGTTGGAGTTGAAAACAGAAATGGATGCCAGGGAGAAGGCTGGTCGGGAGGCTCAGTTGAGAATGGCAGCCATGGTTCAGGCAGAGCAAGCTCGTGCAGAATCACATGCTCATGCTGAAATGATGGCTCGAGCACCAATACGAGCAAGTGCACTTGGGTCTCAAGGCAACAATGTTCCTATTGGTCATGACATAGGAGATCAGGAACATAGTGTAACCCCTGAACAGATGATGAATGGCTGGGGGGGAAACAATGCACAGAGAGATGAGAGAGAACCTTCTGaagattttttaaatgatgaaGAGACTGAAAATGGAGATACTGGTGGCCAAGGTGAGTGGCGCGAAGTTGGGGAATTTGATCTGAATACCAGATGACTCATGAAGACTTATCAGCAGGAAGAGATGACCATGGAAGATTATGGGTCTTCCCTATCTTATGGTATGGCAATTTCATCGACTTGCTGATTTTCTTGCACACTGTAATTTATGAAACATGAAATAAAAGGCGGCTTTGAAGTATATTGCTATAATTTCTATAGGCTAGTAGAATGCATCTCATGGCAGATTCCTCATTTCCTCCTAGCTGGAGAACTATTGAAATGCCTTCTGTACATTTTCTAGAGTGCCTGAAAACCTGGCGCCTTCTACTAATTTAAGTATGGTGCTGAAGGATCTCATGAATTTCTAAATACCAAAAATGATGATCTAACTTGCAGATTTGGTTATCTGACCCTACTGTGGTGatctatttttgtttttgttaaaaatCTCTTTTGTTCATCTTTTGATTATCCATGAATTGTCACACCCGAGTTTGAAGTGGCAAATAAGATGTAGGCGGAGGGACATATTTACTGTAGTGTTATCAAGAAAGGAAGATGGGCCGTTTTCCTTCTCCCTTCCTAATTGCATCTCATATTCCAGTGATAGATAAGCCatctgaaatttttaataacatGGGTTGAGATTAGTAGGCTTGAACCTTGGTGCCTTGTTGACAATTCTTTGCATGAGATCTCGATGCTGCTGAAACATTGGGAACTTGCGATTTTAGTGCCTTACTCCCTACACCTGATAAATCTGCATGTTAAATATTGCACTTAATTGGgaattacaattatttaaagttatacaatgcaatttttataaacaattatttgatttttttttttttacagggTTTACCTCTGTATATTTGATTTTCATCCACATTTTGCAtgatttttattctttgttttttctaatactataaaataatGGTGCATAATATATGCAGgtagtaaaaaataatgatcTGATCCGATTCCCATAGAGGCTTAAGTCCATTTAAGCCAAATGAATTGATTAGTTagtaaaatgattaatattgtAGAAACCAAACAAGAGAGAACTTGAAAAGAGGCCTTGGAAGTAATGGGTGGAGAAGGGGAAGAGAAGATGTTAGTTGGGAGGTTGGTATAATCCATTTGGTTTTCAGGGTGGAATTGAGGCTGCAGCAAATGGGGATTCCATATGAAAATGCGGTGGCCAAAAACAGCCCTGATATTCTCAAGTATAATCCTGTCtacagaaaatattatatgttcGTTCGTAGTGGAAAAACTCATTTGTGAATCCGCTGAAGACATTGGTGACACTTGGAAAAACAACCTTCGTATTGAGATGATTTCTTTCTCCGATGGATTTGTAAATTCTTGTTTCCGAGACATCCCAACATTGGCACCTACATTTTGCTACTGATTTTCACTTTGTGcaaaacaaaaattcaaaaaggcCAGCTACCTATTTTCTGGATCAGCTTGCTGATAACCCAAGATTGGTGTCATTTCTAATTCCACAAACTTAAAGAGGCATCACGATAAGGAAACTTCATCGAATGTAGAAGTCTCGTCCTGAAACTGATATTAAGGAGACTCCATcaaatatatagatatatgcCAAGTGAAACTTGCAGTTCTCTCATTTCCATTATGAGAGAAGGGGAAAAATAGtcttaaaagaaatggaaGCACAAGGTAGAGCTCAAGGCAAGAGGCAATACATTTTTTGGGGGTGACACAAAAATTGTGTTTGTTGATGTGGCCATGGGTTGGAGCTGTTGAAGGGACTATTGGTGTCAAAATCCATGATCCTGAAGAATTTCCTCTACTTTATAAATGGATGCAGAACTTTACACAGGTAACTGTTATCAAAGAAACTTTGCCTCAACaagacaaattaaattaaattattttatctttttataaatattttaaaatttattaatacttattttaatataaagaaaaaatagaaaaaaaataatgtggtattgaatatataaaagtgactgataattataattttttatttaagaaattaacaattataatgaaataaaggAAGTATCTTCGGTGGTTTGTGTACGGTCGGCTCAAACGTAACTCtcaaattttgttaatttttagataaataatgCATGTCATTTGACATGCAAAGTGTTGTGATTTTATTAGAGAATGAACAATTTGTTGTATTTGAATACATGGGTTATTGTGTTTCATCAGAATCTAATATGGGCAgatgaaattaattagttagtgAAATAATTTGGTGCTTTAATTATGTTTACATAATGGATAGTCGATTATTATAACAATAAACACAAGTTGCTTTTAATTAAAGAACTCGAACCCGAagaaagatttattatttatcacatgtttttttattttcattttctgaaTCCACCTCTTTGCATTGCTTTTGCTTAACCTCAATTCCACCCATAtgtattatttcaattatgccactaataattaaaagatccATCCAGTCAAAGGAGGCACTATCCTAATTCCTAATTCACACATCTTTTATTGGCTatcaaaatctaattattaattgtcAAAATCTTTGCTCCATCTAAAACTCATAATGTTTTGTCGCCCGAGTGAATTAAATATTCTTGATGATCTGATAAATTGAAGAAATCTCAAATTTTAAGTCtttttatctataatttatttaatatttgataaaactTTATCACCATTTTGagagtaattaaagaaatggCTACTCAGTCTGTTgtgtttctaataatttatttatttatttaaaaaaagacaGGACTTGACGgtctcaaaaatattataaaatgtaataagagtatttttaagaatgaaactttttgtttttaaggaataaaaaaaaaattaaacttagtATCTGTCCTATTTCTCTTTTGTTCTGTTCCACTCCGATGAACATTCAAATCACGGCGGCTATAGGTCTTATTTGTACAAA
Coding sequences within:
- the LOC8284309 gene encoding uncharacterized protein LOC8284309 isoform X1, with amino-acid sequence MTSRTNGIPRGQKGKTFQGEGPNWIIIAGGALLSTLSIRLGYKLKQTLDTKQQANSSNIMKGNEKSSDRRRTGGCHMHSNTFSFTQDDDGCYNCISGNEGIGDLKHQPSDQMLSESDVPLPLVTVPGPEFTKENGIMWVSSPDRLELPPKPFHHSNCSDSPCVSESGSDIFSKREVIQKLRQQLKRRDDMIMEMQDQILELQSSLNAQLTHSMNLQSQLDAANRDMFDSEREIQRLRKAIADHCVKHVAPNEKPPTVPIWPSEVRNGHANGYMDGDGSFELSEKGKGDGERIEMLKREVGDLKEVIEGKEFLLQSYKEQKAELAMKIKELQQRLDSQLPNIL
- the LOC8284309 gene encoding uncharacterized protein LOC8284309 isoform X2: MTSRTNGIPRGQKGKTFQGEGPNWIIIAGGALLSTLSIRLGYKLKQTLDTKQQANSRNEKSSDRRRTGGCHMHSNTFSFTQDDDGCYNCISGNEGIGDLKHQPSDQMLSESDVPLPLVTVPGPEFTKENGIMWVSSPDRLELPPKPFHHSNCSDSPCVSESGSDIFSKREVIQKLRQQLKRRDDMIMEMQDQILELQSSLNAQLTHSMNLQSQLDAANRDMFDSEREIQRLRKAIADHCVKHVAPNEKPPTVPIWPSEVRNGHANGYMDGDGSFELSEKGKGDGERIEMLKREVGDLKEVIEGKEFLLQSYKEQKAELAMKIKELQQRLDSQLPNIL
- the LOC8284309 gene encoding uncharacterized protein LOC8284309 isoform X3 yields the protein MTSRTNGIPRGQKGKTFQGEGPNWIIIAGGALLSTLSIRLGYKLKQTLDTKQQANSSNIMKGNEKSSDRRRTGGCHMHSNTFSFTQDDDGCYNCISVPGPEFTKENGIMWVSSPDRLELPPKPFHHSNCSDSPCVSESGSDIFSKREVIQKLRQQLKRRDDMIMEMQDQILELQSSLNAQLTHSMNLQSQLDAANRDMFDSEREIQRLRKAIADHCVKHVAPNEKPPTVPIWPSEVRNGHANGYMDGDGSFELSEKGKGDGERIEMLKREVGDLKEVIEGKEFLLQSYKEQKAELAMKIKELQQRLDSQLPNIL
- the LOC8284308 gene encoding putative uncharacterized protein DDB_G0268364, which encodes MDQQQQQLLLQQQQQQHAQHQQQLLLLQQLKQAQQAQQAQQAQKQQQQQHQQHQQQQSAAISRFPSNIDAHLHPPGLHRQLNLPQQNPNPNPNPNNPNPNLHHHQQQQQQQQGSNLGQNAQQVQHSQQQQQHQQQQQQQKGIRPPINQVELQMAYQDAWRVCHPDIKRPFSSLEDACERLLPYHVVADYEAEEDDRILDSDTTGQMPSRSQQWDHNIAAKVAEFTGTFEKQALAFNIITRKRALGEFRSEERLMIEQMLLQEEKRLMLELKTEMDAREKAGREAQLRMAAMVQAEQARAESHAHAEMMARAPIRASALGSQGNNVPIGHDIGDQEHSVTPEQMMNGWGGNNAQRDEREPSEDFLNDEETENGDTGGQGEWREVGEFDLNTR